The Microcoleus sp. AS-A8 genome window below encodes:
- a CDS encoding DUF5673 domain-containing protein: protein MFAKKAAWKNLCAIALILLLIIGMIFALLFLSQPWQDFSFSGIFLLFSVILWGNILTWSRRRKRAGCLLWNLGRPSTYRIMLIVSLLFVMSATLQTIVFFDLLRKGFADSTHLPEYYISQVILYWTTAFYFYWAGLSRLQLRENGIYFKFGLIEWGQIASYTWEGKQGNTLTVWLKQRIPLFDTRSWAIPVIHKTAIERIINQYLLGDARKTRSSI from the coding sequence ATGTTCGCTAAAAAAGCGGCCTGGAAAAATTTGTGCGCGATCGCTTTGATTTTATTGCTGATTATTGGGATGATATTTGCCCTGCTTTTTCTCTCCCAACCCTGGCAAGATTTTTCTTTTTCAGGCATATTTCTGCTTTTTTCAGTGATTCTCTGGGGCAATATCCTCACTTGGTCGCGACGTAGGAAACGCGCCGGCTGTCTTTTATGGAATTTAGGGCGACCCTCAACCTACAGGATTATGTTGATTGTGAGTCTCCTTTTCGTGATGAGCGCTACTCTGCAAACGATTGTCTTTTTCGACTTATTAAGGAAGGGATTTGCTGATAGTACTCACCTGCCAGAATATTATATCTCTCAGGTCATTTTATACTGGACTACAGCCTTTTATTTTTATTGGGCTGGGTTAAGCCGTTTGCAACTTCGAGAAAATGGCATTTATTTTAAGTTTGGATTAATTGAGTGGGGACAAATTGCCTCCTACACATGGGAGGGAAAACAAGGGAATACCTTAACGGTGTGGCTGAAACAACGTATTCCTTTATTTGACACTCGGAGTTGGGCAATTCCTGTGATTCACAAGACGGCGATCGAACGTATTATCAATCAATATTTATTGGGTGATGCCCGGAAGACGAGAAGCTCTATATGA
- a CDS encoding transporter substrate-binding domain-containing protein has protein sequence MGFNRKFFSFSVVVAWVALSLVTPPSVFSAELNEIQQRGELIVAVKDNLRPLGFRDAAGNLQGLEIDIAKRLAEELLGKPNAVVLQPVKNTDRLKMIFEGKVDLAIARVTATESRSRLVDFSRPYYLDGTGFVTKDASILQLNDLTTKTIAVVKGSSTIPVVKHNLPNAKLVGVESYEQARSILEKEGADAFAGDNSVLTGWVQEYPQYRMLPVRLSAQALCVVMPKGLQYAKLYQRVNEAIARWQESGWLAERIATWGLP, from the coding sequence ATGGGGTTTAACCGCAAGTTCTTCAGCTTTAGTGTTGTCGTTGCATGGGTGGCGCTATCTTTGGTGACACCTCCATCAGTTTTTAGTGCTGAGCTCAACGAGATTCAGCAGCGGGGTGAGTTAATTGTTGCCGTAAAAGACAATCTGCGCCCCTTGGGTTTCCGTGACGCGGCGGGGAATTTGCAAGGGCTAGAAATTGATATTGCTAAACGTCTAGCTGAAGAACTGTTGGGAAAACCAAATGCTGTGGTTTTGCAGCCGGTGAAAAATACGGATCGGCTGAAGATGATATTTGAAGGTAAAGTGGATCTTGCGATCGCCAGAGTGACGGCAACGGAGTCCCGTTCTCGATTAGTAGACTTTAGTAGACCGTATTACTTAGATGGTACGGGATTTGTGACAAAGGATGCTTCAATCCTTCAGTTAAATGATCTAACCACAAAGACAATTGCAGTCGTTAAAGGCTCTAGTACAATTCCGGTAGTGAAGCATAACTTACCCAACGCGAAGCTGGTAGGGGTAGAGTCCTATGAACAGGCGCGATCAATTTTGGAAAAAGAAGGTGCCGATGCCTTTGCGGGTGATAATAGCGTCCTGACGGGCTGGGTTCAGGAATATCCTCAGTATCGGATGCTGCCAGTGCGGCTTTCGGCTCAAGCTTTGTGTGTCGTGATGCCCAAGGGGTTGCAGTACGCCAAACTGTACCAACGCGTAAATGAAGCGATCGCTCGTTGGCAAGAGTCGGGTTGGCTAGCCGAACGCATTGCCACTTGGGGTTTACCATAA
- a CDS encoding tetratricopeptide repeat protein, whose protein sequence is MENSLPIVYLFTLLVLLGAAGWAIVRQVLKTRKIETTLSRLENKLKKERGTVQEYYELGSIYADKKMFAQSIGLFQKALKGVDIEEENLAPVHNALGFSYFAQEQYDIAIREYKEALKLDPGYVTALNNLGHVYERKKLTAQALQTYEEALKYEPDNATAKRRSESLRKRLVPSS, encoded by the coding sequence ATGGAGAATTCGCTTCCAATTGTTTATTTGTTTACATTGCTAGTGCTGCTGGGCGCGGCTGGGTGGGCGATTGTTCGGCAAGTCCTCAAAACTCGTAAAATTGAAACCACTCTTTCACGGCTAGAAAACAAGCTCAAGAAAGAGCGAGGAACCGTTCAAGAGTATTACGAGTTGGGCAGCATCTATGCTGATAAGAAAATGTTTGCCCAATCGATCGGTTTGTTCCAAAAAGCACTCAAGGGTGTAGATATTGAGGAAGAAAACCTTGCCCCTGTACATAATGCTCTAGGCTTTTCTTACTTTGCACAAGAACAATATGATATTGCCATTCGTGAGTACAAAGAGGCTCTAAAGTTAGATCCAGGATATGTCACAGCGCTCAACAATTTGGGTCATGTTTATGAGCGTAAAAAGTTAACGGCTCAAGCCTTACAAACTTATGAAGAAGCGCTCAAGTATGAACCTGATAATGCAACGGCGAAGCGTCGATCTGAGTCACTGCGTAAGCGGCTTGTACCTTCGTCTTAA
- the tsaD gene encoding tRNA (adenosine(37)-N6)-threonylcarbamoyltransferase complex transferase subunit TsaD, producing MACVLAIETSCDETSVAVVNNRHCCSNVVASQIPVHRQYGGVVPEVASRSHVETINQAIAQALVEAQLDWSAIDGIAATCAPGLVGSLLVGLTAAKTLAIVHQKPFIGVHHLEGHIYATYLSEPELEPPFLCLLVSGGHTSLIYVKDCGHYETLGETRDDAAGEAFDKVARLLKLSYPGGPVIDRLAHEGNPKAFPLPEGKVSRPNGGYHPYDSSFSGLKTAVLRLVQKLGQDESELPVPDIAASFQDTVARALTKRAIACARDYGLNTIAVGGGVAANSGLRKQMQEAAASHNLRVLFPPLKYCTDNAAMIGCAAADHLNRGHTSPLTLGVQSRLPLTRVMELYEDLE from the coding sequence ATGGCTTGCGTGTTAGCAATAGAAACCAGTTGTGATGAAACCTCGGTAGCGGTTGTCAACAATCGCCACTGTTGCAGTAATGTCGTGGCTTCTCAAATTCCGGTTCACCGTCAATATGGGGGTGTGGTGCCGGAAGTAGCCTCACGCAGTCATGTGGAGACGATTAACCAGGCGATCGCGCAAGCCCTTGTTGAAGCCCAACTCGACTGGAGTGCGATAGACGGGATTGCTGCTACCTGTGCCCCTGGCTTAGTCGGTTCCCTGTTGGTGGGGTTAACGGCTGCAAAAACCCTGGCAATTGTCCACCAAAAGCCGTTCATCGGTGTTCATCATCTAGAAGGACATATTTATGCCACCTATTTGAGTGAACCAGAGTTAGAGCCACCTTTTTTGTGCTTGCTGGTGTCTGGCGGTCACACGAGCTTAATATATGTTAAAGATTGTGGTCATTACGAAACATTGGGAGAAACTCGCGATGATGCGGCGGGTGAAGCTTTTGATAAAGTAGCACGGTTGTTGAAGCTAAGTTATCCCGGTGGCCCCGTGATTGATCGTTTGGCACACGAGGGGAATCCCAAAGCCTTTCCCCTACCTGAAGGTAAAGTGTCCCGTCCGAATGGGGGCTATCATCCTTATGATTCCAGTTTTAGTGGCTTGAAGACAGCCGTGCTGCGGTTGGTGCAAAAATTGGGGCAGGATGAATCTGAGTTACCTGTACCTGATATTGCTGCTAGTTTTCAGGATACCGTAGCCAGAGCGCTCACCAAACGTGCGATCGCTTGTGCCCGTGACTATGGGTTGAATACCATTGCCGTTGGGGGTGGTGTGGCGGCGAATAGTGGTTTGAGGAAGCAGATGCAAGAGGCGGCAGCGAGTCACAACTTGCGAGTTCTCTTTCCTCCCCTTAAGTACTGTACTGATAATGCGGCGATGATTGGTTGTGCGGCGGCGGATCATCTGAACCGGGGACATACTTCTCCACTCACTCTAGGCGTTCAGTCGCGTTTGCCCCTGACTAGGGTGATGGAACTTTACGAGGATTTAGAGTAA
- a CDS encoding DUF2330 domain-containing protein produces MRLFRCLITLLLTFVFTIGLTQNAWAFCGFYVSKADSKLYNQASQVIIARNGNRTILTMANDFQGDVKDFAIVVPVPVVIQQDQVNVGDPNIMERLDSFSAPRLVEYFDSDPCAPPPPPMMAAPRRMEGGGTRSGSSESDSALGVTVEARFTVGEYDILILSAKESNGLETWLKRNDYKLPQGANQLLRPYIRQNMKFFVAKVNLQEFEKAGYQFLRPLQMAYESPKFMLPIRLGMMNATTAQDLIVYVLSPKGQAEVINYRTVNVPSDAEIPVFVKNEFGDFYKAMFQTSYTREDRKVAFREYAWDMGSCDPCSAEPLNLEELKKAGVFWLSPNAPNNVFITRLHVRYTRDKFPEDLMFQETSNRQQFQGRYILRHPFTGEMKCEAGRQYQRSLKERLEQEAQTLAKLTGWDIKDIRKKTNVAQGQSSPWWRNLWP; encoded by the coding sequence ATGAGATTATTTCGGTGCTTAATAACTTTACTGCTTACATTTGTATTCACGATTGGCTTAACTCAAAATGCCTGGGCATTTTGTGGTTTCTATGTATCAAAAGCAGACAGCAAGCTTTATAATCAGGCGTCCCAAGTGATCATTGCTCGCAATGGAAATCGCACCATTCTCACAATGGCGAATGATTTTCAGGGGGATGTCAAAGATTTTGCGATCGTTGTGCCGGTGCCTGTGGTTATCCAACAAGACCAGGTGAATGTAGGCGACCCAAATATTATGGAACGGCTGGATAGTTTTAGTGCGCCTCGGCTAGTGGAATATTTTGACTCCGACCCTTGTGCGCCTCCTCCACCGCCCATGATGGCTGCACCAAGAAGAATGGAAGGAGGAGGAACAAGGAGTGGCTCCAGTGAAAGTGACAGCGCTTTGGGTGTTACGGTAGAAGCCCGGTTTACTGTAGGAGAATATGACATCCTCATCCTCAGTGCCAAAGAGTCTAATGGTCTAGAAACATGGCTCAAACGCAACGATTATAAACTGCCACAAGGGGCAAATCAGCTGCTACGCCCCTACATTCGGCAGAATATGAAATTCTTTGTTGCTAAAGTCAATCTTCAAGAATTTGAAAAAGCTGGCTATCAATTTTTGCGCCCCCTCCAGATGGCCTACGAATCACCCAAATTCATGTTGCCCATTCGGTTAGGCATGATGAATGCGACAACGGCGCAAGACCTGATTGTTTATGTCTTATCACCAAAAGGTCAAGCCGAAGTTATCAACTACCGCACTGTGAATGTTCCTTCAGATGCTGAGATACCCGTTTTCGTAAAAAACGAGTTTGGTGATTTCTACAAGGCCATGTTCCAAACATCCTATACTCGTGAAGATAGAAAAGTTGCTTTTAGGGAATATGCCTGGGATATGGGGAGCTGTGACCCTTGCTCAGCTGAACCTTTAAATCTAGAAGAACTGAAGAAAGCAGGTGTTTTTTGGCTTTCTCCAAATGCACCCAATAATGTATTTATTACTCGCCTCCATGTGCGCTATACCCGCGATAAGTTTCCTGAAGATTTGATGTTTCAAGAAACGTCTAATCGCCAACAGTTTCAGGGACGATATATCTTGCGTCATCCATTCACCGGGGAAATGAAGTGTGAAGCGGGGCGACAATATCAACGCTCTTTGAAGGAGCGACTGGAACAGGAAGCCCAGACTTTGGCGAAGCTCACTGGCTGGGATATTAAGGATATCCGAAAGAAAACTAATGTGGCTCAAGGTCAATCTAGTCCTTGGTGGCGCAATCTTTGGCCTTAA
- the rplT gene encoding 50S ribosomal protein L20 — translation MTRVKRGNVARKRRKKILKLAKGFRGSHSTLFRTANQQVMKALRNAYRDRKKRKRDFRRLWITRINAAARMNGVSYSQLMGLMKKANIQLNRKMLAQLAVLDPTSFNQVVELANQAGK, via the coding sequence ATGACACGGGTAAAACGCGGTAACGTCGCTCGGAAACGACGCAAAAAAATTCTGAAGCTGGCTAAAGGGTTCCGGGGTTCTCATTCCACGCTGTTTCGCACGGCGAATCAACAGGTGATGAAGGCGCTACGGAACGCCTATCGCGATCGCAAAAAGCGCAAGCGGGATTTTCGTCGCCTGTGGATTACTCGCATTAACGCCGCAGCGAGAATGAATGGCGTAAGCTATAGCCAACTGATGGGTTTGATGAAAAAAGCCAACATTCAGCTAAACCGCAAGATGCTGGCTCAGTTAGCTGTACTCGATCCAACCAGCTTTAATCAAGTGGTGGAATTGGCGAATCAAGCTGGGAAATGA
- the rpmI gene encoding 50S ribosomal protein L35 produces MPKLKTRRAAAKRFKATGSGKISRRKAFKNHMLEHKNSSRRRRLSQKALVNERDAENVHLMLPYL; encoded by the coding sequence ATGCCGAAACTAAAAACGCGCCGAGCAGCGGCCAAACGTTTTAAAGCTACTGGTAGTGGCAAAATTTCACGCCGCAAAGCGTTTAAAAACCACATGCTAGAACACAAAAACTCATCTCGGAGACGGCGTCTGTCTCAGAAAGCACTTGTCAATGAACGCGACGCTGAAAATGTACATTTGATGCTGCCCTATTTGTAG
- the psaJ gene encoding photosystem I reaction center subunit IX encodes MDGLPRFLSSAPVLIMLWLSFTAGLLIEFNRFFPDLLFHPMS; translated from the coding sequence ATGGACGGTTTACCCAGATTTCTTTCAAGCGCACCCGTGTTAATCATGCTGTGGTTATCATTTACAGCGGGACTTTTGATCGAATTTAATCGCTTTTTTCCAGATCTACTGTTCCATCCCATGTCCTAA
- a CDS encoding RnfABCDGE type electron transport complex subunit D, whose product MLQQDPRNYQILFLSLFLILGIGTRDWTLRPDLILVVTITCLLTQWVAVSLWPNPQEKIMNWLKAKQIKTWQEKFQFCRLNVKNCNNQTRLELPIASPTQDQNRSEKENYGLVNFPQVTSLKSAMITSLSLSLLLRADHYTTMILAGFLAISSKFLFQFERKHFFNPANFGIVAALLLTHDAWVSPGQWGEDGWCALLFAGTGGLVLKRVGRWDTTVAFLGAYTLLEAIRNLWLGWTWDVFSHRLMSGSLLLFALFMITDPRSIPNARISRMIWAGCIAILTFILRNQFFISTSFFWALFALSPLIVILDIIWSSSRFSWNETSANNRVGLVNKEANQSNLEPLSLS is encoded by the coding sequence ATGCTACAACAAGATCCCAGAAATTATCAAATCCTGTTTCTCTCACTCTTTTTAATATTGGGGATCGGAACCAGGGACTGGACACTAAGACCTGACTTAATTCTCGTTGTGACGATTACCTGTCTTCTGACCCAGTGGGTCGCAGTATCCTTGTGGCCAAATCCCCAAGAAAAAATTATGAATTGGCTCAAGGCTAAGCAGATTAAAACTTGGCAAGAGAAGTTTCAATTTTGCAGGTTAAACGTTAAAAATTGTAACAATCAGACCCGTCTTGAGTTGCCCATTGCTTCACCAACTCAAGACCAAAATAGATCAGAAAAAGAAAATTATGGTTTAGTGAATTTTCCCCAAGTAACTTCACTTAAGAGTGCAATGATTACATCCTTAAGTTTAAGTTTGTTGCTACGGGCTGACCACTACACCACCATGATTTTGGCAGGGTTTCTAGCCATTTCAAGTAAATTTCTGTTTCAATTTGAACGCAAACATTTTTTTAATCCGGCTAACTTCGGTATCGTTGCTGCTTTACTCTTGACCCATGATGCCTGGGTTTCCCCCGGACAGTGGGGAGAGGATGGCTGGTGTGCGTTGTTGTTTGCAGGTACTGGTGGGCTAGTTTTGAAACGAGTAGGTCGCTGGGACACAACAGTCGCTTTTTTGGGTGCCTACACTTTGCTAGAAGCAATTCGCAATCTTTGGCTCGGTTGGACATGGGATGTCTTTAGCCATCGGTTAATGAGTGGCTCATTGTTACTATTTGCTTTATTTATGATTACCGATCCTCGCTCCATTCCTAATGCGAGAATCAGTCGGATGATTTGGGCTGGTTGCATTGCTATTCTCACATTTATCCTCCGCAATCAATTCTTCATTTCTACATCTTTTTTCTGGGCTTTATTTGCTCTTTCTCCTTTAATTGTGATTTTAGATATTATCTGGTCATCCTCTAGATTTTCTTGGAATGAAACCTCTGCCAATAACAGAGTAGGTTTAGTCAATAAGGAGGCTAATCAGTCAAATTTGGAGCCATTAAGCCTCAGTTGA
- a CDS encoding DUF4114 domain-containing protein: MVTVTSSADNGVGTLRAAIASAAPGETIQFDPSLANQTIILTSGQLEINKNLIIDGANAPGLTISGNNAYRVLDVNVDPNFNPTTVTLRNLAIANGQSIGIGEEGAGGGIRTASGTTLTVENSQFNNNASLGSGGGAIWGGFRSTITVVNSQFVGNDGTAGTDERGGGAIAVKSESYLTVRDSQFTNNRGINGGAINSLLSSLLVENSTFANNDSTPGGLLSLPPRYTKGYGGAIYTDGASGGQISIRGSRFDGNKGAGQGGGLFLFAYGSDQVIVENSAIINNQVIKDAKGDSFGGGIRQGNVALTINNTTFANNSALQQGGGLWVGEQAPLSITNSTFSGNKVQDTDGGGSGGAIALINGTSPTNIVNTTFANNSAGWSAGAILSGEQTPVTVSNSIFANNTAGNPYNIDQQTNRELTDGGNNLQFPAKLTNGDPNDNNVTATITIADPKLGPLQDNGNGILVHPLLPGSAAIDAGNNAIAPSTDQRGVTRPLDGDSNGTAIVDIGAYEFSGTQPTTPTRLIKNASDLFTIEGSQGQAQLQVQLTNRETEHINEVGVFVVDDDSGKINGVAPGEVGYQQAAINRAQALFSVPPNRQPLSPDLSSQLSLNVGTHLGFYLVSNSTIAAVQAGQTSLENVFFFTPEANTDNFDHLQVSELGISSFSLAWEDLVGGGDADFNDMVLNVQLIQSGDSLTGLVPTQSIVNPDIASNDLSSAARVDESTGGIDNLNSGYTVADISESQVNSTAGLLGGISGETPDTLLSLNNPQAVADSPFLGANSDNVDPVRQFGNNASGF, translated from the coding sequence ATGGTCACAGTTACAAGTAGTGCAGACAATGGGGTTGGTACTCTCAGAGCAGCGATCGCTTCTGCTGCGCCAGGGGAGACGATTCAATTTGACCCCAGTCTCGCGAATCAGACCATAATCCTTACGAGTGGTCAACTTGAAATCAACAAAAACCTGATTATTGATGGTGCCAATGCTCCCGGCTTAACCATCAGTGGGAATAATGCATATCGGGTGTTGGATGTCAATGTCGATCCGAATTTTAATCCAACCACGGTGACACTGCGCAATCTAGCGATCGCCAATGGGCAAAGCATTGGAATTGGTGAAGAAGGAGCAGGAGGAGGAATTCGCACAGCCAGTGGCACAACCCTAACGGTAGAGAATAGCCAATTTAACAACAACGCCTCTTTGGGTAGTGGCGGAGGAGCAATTTGGGGCGGGTTTCGCAGCACCATCACTGTCGTTAATAGCCAATTTGTGGGAAATGATGGCACCGCCGGTACGGATGAGCGAGGTGGCGGTGCGATCGCCGTCAAAAGTGAAAGCTATCTCACGGTTCGGGATAGTCAATTTACCAATAACCGAGGGATTAACGGTGGGGCAATTAACAGCCTGTTGAGCAGTCTGTTAGTAGAAAATTCCACCTTTGCCAATAACGACTCAACACCGGGTGGACTCTTGAGTTTACCTCCCCGGTATACCAAGGGTTACGGCGGCGCAATCTACACCGATGGCGCTTCGGGAGGCCAGATTTCGATTCGCGGCAGTCGATTTGACGGGAATAAAGGTGCAGGACAGGGGGGAGGACTGTTTCTGTTTGCCTATGGTTCAGACCAAGTGATTGTTGAAAATAGCGCGATTATCAACAATCAGGTGATTAAGGATGCTAAGGGAGACTCCTTCGGCGGTGGCATTCGCCAGGGTAACGTGGCGTTAACGATCAACAACACGACCTTCGCTAACAATTCGGCGCTGCAACAAGGTGGCGGTTTATGGGTAGGAGAGCAAGCGCCTCTCAGTATTACCAACAGTACGTTTTCCGGCAACAAAGTTCAGGATACCGATGGCGGTGGTTCGGGGGGTGCGATCGCGCTGATCAATGGCACCAGTCCCACCAATATCGTCAACACAACGTTTGCCAACAATTCCGCTGGATGGTCTGCTGGAGCGATTTTAAGCGGAGAGCAAACGCCTGTCACAGTCAGCAATTCGATTTTTGCCAATAATACAGCCGGGAATCCCTACAACATCGATCAACAGACCAACCGTGAATTAACCGACGGGGGGAATAATCTCCAATTTCCTGCGAAACTGACGAACGGTGACCCCAATGACAACAATGTAACGGCAACGATTACGATCGCAGACCCGAAACTCGGCCCCTTACAAGATAATGGCAACGGTATTTTAGTCCATCCCTTGCTGCCAGGGAGTGCCGCGATTGATGCGGGGAATAATGCGATCGCACCCAGCACCGACCAACGGGGGGTGACTCGTCCTCTGGATGGGGATAGCAATGGTACGGCAATTGTGGACATTGGCGCTTATGAATTTTCGGGTACTCAGCCAACGACTCCAACCCGTCTGATTAAAAATGCCAGCGATCTTTTTACCATCGAAGGCAGCCAAGGACAAGCCCAACTTCAAGTTCAGCTAACTAACCGAGAGACGGAACATATCAATGAAGTTGGCGTTTTTGTAGTGGATGATGATTCTGGCAAGATTAATGGTGTTGCTCCAGGTGAAGTTGGCTATCAACAAGCCGCTATCAACCGAGCTCAAGCCCTTTTCTCTGTCCCCCCAAACCGTCAACCCCTCAGTCCAGATCTGTCTAGTCAACTCAGCTTGAATGTTGGTACGCATTTAGGATTTTACCTAGTTTCCAACAGTACCATTGCTGCCGTGCAGGCTGGGCAGACCTCTTTAGAGAATGTATTCTTCTTCACACCAGAGGCGAATACGGATAACTTCGACCATCTTCAGGTTTCAGAACTTGGCATCAGTAGCTTTAGCCTAGCTTGGGAAGACTTAGTCGGTGGTGGGGACGCCGACTTTAACGACATGGTACTAAACGTGCAACTCATCCAATCCGGTGATTCGTTAACAGGTTTAGTGCCAACGCAGAGTATTGTCAACCCAGACATTGCCTCTAACGATTTATCGAGTGCTGCGAGGGTAGATGAGTCTACAGGTGGTATTGACAATCTCAACTCAGGCTATACAGTTGCCGATATTTCTGAAAGCCAGGTGAATTCAACAGCAGGGCTACTTGGAGGGATATCAGGTGAGACGCCGGATACATTGCTGAGTTTGAATAATCCTCAAGCAGTTGCTGACTCTCCGTTCTTGGGGGCGAATTCGGATAATGTTGACCCAGTTCGCCAGTTTGGGAACAATGCTTCTGGTTTTTAG
- the purH gene encoding bifunctional phosphoribosylaminoimidazolecarboxamide formyltransferase/IMP cyclohydrolase, protein MGRLALLSVSDKTGLIDFARQLVEEFEFDLISSGGTAKALQEAGLPVTKVSDYTGSPEILGGRVKTLHPRIHGGILGRRDLPQDRAEMETHQIRPIDLVVVNLYPFEQTIARPNVTEAEAIEQIDIGGPAMLRAAAKNFANLTVLCNPGNYNDYLRELRQNGGEAPLNFRKVCAQRAFGHTAAYDRAIATYLSDDSLQATSPGQPVPPPQFLLSGQPLQALRYGENPHQSAAWYQVGAVPTGFSGASILQGKELSYNNLVDLEAARRIIAEFPDTPAAAILKHTNPCGVAVGTTLVEAYQKAFQADSVSAFGGIVALNQPIDAPTATELTKTFLECVVAPACEAEAQEILAAKAKVRVLILPDLNKGPQQTVKVIAGGFLVQASDDVVETPESWQVVTERQPTPEQLAELLFAWKVCKHVKSNAIVVTRDRTTLGVGAGQMNRVGSVKIALEQAGEKAQGATLASDGFFPFDDSVRTAAAAGIVAVVQPGGSLRDKDSIQAANELGLVMVLTGVRHFLH, encoded by the coding sequence ATGGGACGTTTGGCACTGCTGAGTGTGTCGGATAAAACTGGGCTAATCGACTTTGCCCGTCAACTAGTTGAGGAATTTGAGTTTGATTTAATCAGCAGTGGCGGAACGGCAAAGGCGCTGCAAGAGGCAGGGTTGCCCGTCACGAAAGTTTCCGATTACACGGGATCTCCTGAGATTTTAGGTGGAAGAGTAAAGACGCTGCATCCTCGGATTCATGGGGGCATTCTGGGGCGTCGGGACTTACCGCAGGATCGGGCAGAGATGGAGACGCACCAAATTCGTCCCATTGATTTGGTGGTTGTGAATTTGTATCCCTTTGAACAAACCATCGCACGCCCGAATGTCACGGAAGCTGAAGCGATCGAGCAGATTGACATTGGTGGCCCTGCTATGTTACGAGCAGCGGCGAAGAATTTCGCGAATCTGACCGTATTGTGCAATCCGGGGAACTATAACGACTACCTCCGGGAGTTGCGACAGAATGGGGGAGAAGCCCCATTGAATTTCCGGAAAGTATGCGCCCAGAGGGCATTTGGGCATACGGCAGCTTACGATCGCGCCATCGCCACTTACCTCAGCGACGACTCTCTACAAGCCACGAGTCCCGGACAACCGGTACCTCCTCCCCAATTTCTCCTGTCAGGACAGCCATTACAAGCCCTGCGTTACGGGGAAAACCCCCATCAATCGGCAGCTTGGTATCAAGTTGGGGCTGTGCCAACCGGGTTTTCAGGAGCAAGTATTCTCCAAGGCAAAGAACTCAGCTACAACAATTTGGTGGATTTAGAAGCCGCACGGCGGATTATTGCGGAATTTCCCGATACTCCAGCAGCCGCAATTCTCAAACATACCAATCCCTGTGGTGTGGCGGTAGGCACAACACTGGTAGAAGCGTATCAAAAAGCCTTTCAAGCGGATTCCGTTTCGGCGTTTGGGGGAATTGTGGCGTTAAATCAACCCATTGATGCGCCCACCGCAACGGAACTGACGAAGACATTTTTAGAATGTGTTGTAGCACCCGCTTGTGAGGCAGAAGCCCAAGAAATTTTGGCTGCGAAAGCGAAGGTGCGGGTTTTAATCTTGCCCGATTTAAACAAAGGGCCGCAGCAAACCGTAAAAGTGATTGCCGGTGGTTTTTTGGTGCAAGCGTCTGACGATGTTGTGGAAACGCCAGAGAGTTGGCAGGTGGTAACAGAACGGCAACCCACGCCTGAACAATTGGCAGAATTACTATTTGCTTGGAAAGTGTGTAAGCATGTCAAATCCAATGCGATTGTGGTCACACGCGATCGCACGACCTTAGGAGTTGGTGCCGGTCAAATGAATCGCGTAGGTTCCGTGAAAATTGCTCTGGAACAAGCTGGGGAAAAAGCCCAAGGTGCTACTCTGGCGAGTGATGGGTTCTTCCCCTTTGATGATTCGGTACGAACGGCGGCGGCGGCGGGTATTGTGGCGGTTGTTCAACCGGGTGGTAGTCTGCGGGACAAAGATTCGATTCAAGCGGCTAATGAACTGGGTTTAGTGATGGTACTCACTGGCGTTCGTCACTTTTTGCATTGA
- a CDS encoding Photosystem I reaction center subunit III, which translates to MRRLLALIFAISLWFSFVPPASAEVSGLVPCKESKAFQQRAKSALNTTDDPSSGKNRFERYSEAYCGPEGLPHLIVDGRLNRAGDFLIPSILFLYIAGWIGWVGRAYLQSIKKEANPEEREIIIDVPRAISFMLSGFTWPLAALGELTSGKLTAKDEEIPVSPR; encoded by the coding sequence ATGCGACGATTGTTGGCTCTAATTTTTGCGATTTCTCTGTGGTTTAGTTTTGTCCCTCCAGCCTCTGCTGAGGTATCTGGACTCGTTCCTTGTAAGGAATCTAAGGCGTTTCAGCAACGGGCTAAATCTGCGCTGAATACCACCGACGACCCCAGTTCTGGGAAAAATCGGTTTGAGCGTTATTCTGAAGCTTACTGTGGCCCTGAGGGGTTACCTCACCTGATTGTAGATGGTCGCTTAAACCGTGCTGGCGACTTTCTAATTCCTAGCATTCTGTTTCTCTATATAGCCGGTTGGATTGGTTGGGTTGGTCGTGCCTATCTACAATCAATTAAAAAGGAAGCAAACCCCGAAGAAAGAGAAATTATCATCGATGTTCCACGGGCAATCAGCTTCATGCTATCCGGTTTCACATGGCCTCTAGCAGCCCTTGGGGAACTAACATCCGGTAAGTTAACGGCTAAGGACGAAGAGATTCCTGTTTCACCCCGTTAA